In a single window of the Nicotiana tomentosiformis chromosome 10, ASM39032v3, whole genome shotgun sequence genome:
- the LOC138899798 gene encoding uncharacterized protein translates to MAAYEALYGRRCHSLVGWFEPGEARLLGKDLVWDAVEKVKLIQDQLRTTQSRKKSYDNRRARDVTFMVKEMVLLRVSLMKGVMRFRKQGKLNPKYIGHFEILERVGEVAYKLALPPNLSAGHPVFHVSTLRKYYGDSFHVLDFISVQLDKDLTYVEESVSILDRHV, encoded by the coding sequence atggctgcTTATGAGGCCctgtatgggagacgatgtcattctctagttggttggtttgagccgggtgaggctaggttgttgggcaaaGATTTGGTTTGGGATGCCGTGGAGAAAGTCAAgctgattcaggatcaacttcgtacaacacagtctaggaagaagagttatgataaTCGGAGGGCTCGTGACGTAACATTTATGGTTAAAGAGAtggttttgctccgggtttcacttatgaagggtgtgatgaggtttaggaaacagggcaagttgaaccctaagtatattggtcattttgagatccttgagagagttggtgaggtggcctacaagcttgcattgccacccaaccTATCTGCAggtcacccggtgttccatgtttctacgctccggaagtattatggtgattcgtttcatgttttagacttcatctcagtccaattggacaaggatttgacttatgttgaggagtcggtgtcTATCTTGGACAGACATGTCTAG